A DNA window from Polyangium spumosum contains the following coding sequences:
- a CDS encoding DUF3160 domain-containing protein: MRTPLLRLCSVPLLAVLGTACFTTYEQQPDKPQGTALPPTPMAPDQKAELDALLAEANKSANMTAADFADQYKVSFTNGLAYDPTQADGMPLIQASSLGLDADEMQKLQKNGFVISEKKRFPTFVYGYESIYALDLPLYVSADSILYAVHRSYDAILKAVEMASLAPELVSLLEAMRAELEAGGGAALGAEARADADLFTAVALSLLTDKPIAPVAGAKEADIVAFVDGAKSHQGMKEARLFGSPRLMDFSQFEPRGHYTDSPELERYFRAMMWLGRVDFRIIETQSDGSQLFQRRQLEGAYVLHALAQGPEQQRYTRIDDAIRAFVGESDYMTLPELDGLLADLGATDASGLVGIEDTKIAETMLQKGYGTQRISSHIMINGLGKGTLPLSSSFAFFGQRYVVDSHVFSNVVYDRVQKGAVKRMMPNPLDVGFAALGNDQAGLLLVPELEQFKYSPDLHMMRVLVDAHPASFWDDNLYNRWLVSLRELSPMNTLGGDPSGLPSVAKTEAWGRRLMNTQMASWAELRHDTLLYAKQSYTGGASCQFPDAFVDPYPGFYARIAELAEHGTQMVGTLDLSSNAYLAQRLPAYFATLRDVAQKLGEMAKNERDGIPLTQEHLDFINQAVKVQMGCGDPEGATGWYADLFFDNFQSVQEDPTIADVHTQPTDELGAPVGRVLHVGTGLPRLMVVTADPCGTPRAFVGLASSYFEQITSNFERMTDEEWQQGLQAATPADVPWMTDLVSR, encoded by the coding sequence ATGCGCACGCCGCTGCTTCGCTTGTGCTCCGTCCCGCTCCTCGCCGTCCTCGGCACCGCCTGCTTCACGACCTACGAACAGCAGCCCGACAAGCCACAAGGTACGGCCCTGCCGCCCACGCCGATGGCGCCGGATCAGAAGGCCGAGCTCGACGCGCTGCTCGCCGAGGCCAACAAGTCGGCGAACATGACGGCCGCCGATTTCGCGGACCAGTACAAGGTCTCCTTCACGAACGGCCTCGCCTACGACCCCACGCAGGCCGACGGCATGCCGCTGATCCAGGCCTCCTCGCTGGGCCTCGACGCCGACGAGATGCAGAAGCTCCAGAAAAATGGCTTCGTCATCTCCGAAAAGAAGCGCTTCCCCACCTTCGTGTACGGCTACGAGAGCATCTATGCGCTCGACCTGCCGCTGTACGTTTCGGCCGATTCGATCCTCTATGCCGTCCACCGCTCCTACGACGCCATCCTCAAGGCCGTGGAGATGGCCTCCCTCGCGCCCGAGCTCGTGTCCTTGCTCGAGGCCATGCGCGCCGAGCTCGAGGCCGGCGGCGGCGCCGCGCTCGGGGCCGAGGCCCGCGCGGACGCGGATCTCTTCACCGCCGTGGCGCTCTCGCTCCTGACCGACAAGCCCATCGCGCCCGTCGCGGGCGCCAAGGAGGCCGACATCGTCGCGTTCGTGGACGGCGCCAAGTCCCACCAGGGCATGAAGGAGGCGCGCCTCTTCGGCAGCCCGCGCCTCATGGACTTCTCGCAGTTCGAGCCACGCGGCCACTACACCGATTCGCCCGAGCTCGAGCGGTATTTCCGCGCGATGATGTGGCTCGGCCGCGTCGATTTCCGCATCATCGAGACGCAGAGCGACGGCTCCCAGCTCTTCCAGCGCAGGCAGCTCGAGGGCGCCTACGTCCTGCACGCCCTCGCGCAGGGCCCCGAGCAGCAACGTTATACCCGCATCGACGACGCGATCCGCGCCTTCGTGGGGGAGAGTGATTACATGACGCTGCCCGAGCTCGACGGCCTGCTCGCCGATCTCGGCGCCACGGACGCCTCCGGCCTCGTCGGGATCGAGGACACCAAGATCGCCGAGACCATGCTGCAGAAGGGCTATGGCACGCAGCGGATCTCGAGCCACATCATGATCAACGGCCTCGGCAAGGGCACGCTGCCGCTCTCCTCGAGCTTCGCGTTCTTCGGCCAGCGCTACGTGGTCGACTCGCACGTCTTCTCGAACGTCGTCTACGACCGCGTCCAGAAGGGCGCCGTCAAGCGCATGATGCCGAACCCGCTCGACGTCGGCTTCGCCGCGCTCGGCAACGATCAGGCCGGGCTGCTGCTCGTGCCGGAGCTCGAGCAATTCAAGTATTCGCCGGACCTGCACATGATGCGGGTCCTCGTCGACGCGCACCCCGCGTCCTTCTGGGACGACAACCTCTACAACCGCTGGCTCGTCTCGTTACGCGAGCTCTCGCCGATGAACACGCTCGGCGGCGACCCGTCGGGCCTGCCCTCGGTCGCGAAGACGGAGGCCTGGGGCCGCAGGCTCATGAACACGCAGATGGCGTCCTGGGCCGAGCTCCGGCACGACACGTTGCTCTACGCGAAGCAATCGTACACGGGCGGCGCCTCGTGCCAGTTCCCCGACGCGTTCGTGGACCCGTACCCGGGCTTCTACGCCCGCATCGCCGAGCTCGCCGAGCACGGCACGCAGATGGTGGGCACCCTCGATCTCTCGAGCAACGCTTACCTCGCCCAGCGGCTCCCGGCGTACTTCGCCACCCTGCGCGACGTGGCCCAGAAGCTCGGCGAGATGGCCAAGAACGAGCGCGACGGCATCCCGCTCACGCAGGAGCACCTCGATTTCATCAACCAGGCCGTGAAGGTGCAAATGGGCTGCGGCGACCCCGAGGGCGCGACGGGCTGGTACGCGGACCTCTTCTTCGACAACTTCCAGAGCGTCCAGGAGGATCCGACCATCGCCGACGTGCACACGCAGCCGACGGACGAGCTCGGCGCCCCCGTCGGCCGCGTCCTGCACGTGGGGACGGGCCTGCCGCGCTTGATGGTGGTGACGGCGGATCCGTGCGGCACGCCGCGGGCCTTCGTGGGCCTGGCCTCGTCCTATTTCGAGCAGATCACCTCGAACTTCGAACGAATGACCGACGAGGAGTGGCAGCAGGGCCTCCAGGCCGCGACGCCGGCCGACGTCCCGTGGATGACGGACCTCGTCTCGCGCTGA
- a CDS encoding neprosin family prolyl endopeptidase codes for MIAAATLPLSGCTILGGEEAPALPKPSLERCAPDELNAEQQARQNEVDRFLATWYQESGWVILATKQTRSCDVIDYLDPASVPGSEIEAPPDPVYELPPEVMAQGTEIDDDYDAQGLAWSVPVIRPRFAPYVFGEVPAASLSAFIRQTVPGAPGSSARLYAGVALPVQNTGARTFVNPYDGKVDAFGTNILEMAILCPGPDRDKTLDMVGVMASRDRANFELTVPSTRLQVEFLTAGDRAIGPGIGGIEGAVMKAGVYIGQKTTGFIGRAGAPYAPGAVLTPVSTVGGAIYESRFEIQLFGGNWWIAHNGNWLGYYPREGLDQIEFSACEAHWYGEVRDRNTETWDVTDMGSGEFAAEGLGRAAHFRLPQYLDAFAAPQWPDAALPSEPNNPLCYTSSGLQDESATLGPQFQRILYVGGPGGDSPGCTYP; via the coding sequence TTGATTGCTGCGGCGACGCTGCCACTGTCAGGCTGCACGATTCTCGGGGGTGAGGAGGCGCCGGCCTTGCCGAAGCCGTCTCTGGAGCGATGCGCGCCCGACGAGCTGAACGCCGAGCAGCAAGCTCGCCAGAACGAGGTCGATCGCTTCCTCGCGACCTGGTACCAAGAGTCCGGCTGGGTCATCCTCGCGACGAAGCAGACGCGTAGCTGCGACGTCATCGATTACCTGGATCCAGCCAGCGTGCCCGGCTCGGAGATCGAGGCGCCGCCGGATCCGGTGTACGAGTTGCCGCCCGAGGTCATGGCGCAGGGGACCGAAATCGATGACGATTACGACGCGCAGGGACTCGCCTGGTCGGTCCCGGTGATTCGACCGCGGTTCGCGCCGTACGTGTTCGGCGAGGTGCCGGCGGCGTCCCTTTCGGCGTTCATCAGGCAGACCGTGCCGGGGGCGCCGGGGTCATCTGCTCGGCTCTATGCTGGGGTCGCTCTGCCTGTGCAGAACACGGGCGCGAGGACCTTCGTCAACCCGTACGACGGCAAGGTCGACGCGTTCGGCACGAACATTCTGGAAATGGCGATCCTGTGTCCGGGTCCGGATAGAGACAAGACGCTCGACATGGTGGGCGTGATGGCGTCGCGGGATCGGGCCAACTTCGAGCTGACCGTGCCCTCGACCCGGCTGCAGGTCGAGTTCCTCACGGCCGGAGATAGGGCGATCGGTCCGGGCATCGGCGGCATCGAGGGCGCGGTCATGAAGGCCGGTGTGTACATCGGACAAAAGACGACGGGCTTCATCGGCCGGGCCGGCGCGCCCTACGCCCCCGGGGCGGTGCTCACCCCGGTCTCGACCGTGGGCGGCGCGATCTACGAGTCGAGGTTCGAGATACAGCTTTTCGGCGGGAACTGGTGGATTGCGCATAACGGTAACTGGCTCGGGTACTACCCCCGGGAAGGGCTCGACCAGATCGAGTTCAGCGCGTGCGAAGCCCACTGGTACGGCGAGGTGCGCGATCGCAACACCGAAACCTGGGACGTGACCGACATGGGGAGCGGAGAGTTCGCGGCGGAGGGGCTGGGGCGCGCCGCGCATTTCCGGCTGCCGCAATACCTCGACGCCTTCGCGGCACCGCAATGGCCCGATGCCGCCCTCCCGTCGGAGCCGAACAACCCTCTCTGCTACACGAGCTCCGGCCTCCAGGACGAGAGCGCGACCTTGGGACCGCAGTTTCAACGAATTCTGTACGTGGGCGGACCCGGCGGCGATTCGCCGGGCTGCACCTACCCGTGA
- a CDS encoding cytochrome P450 — protein MHLPPGPALHPAIAVLPYLYRPFPFLEAMGKRYPDAFTMRFPAMPKPAVVFHRPEAAKEVFALGADDAHAGQVNAVLGPILGKASLLLLDGKEHLRQRKLLMPPLHGERMSSYGARMVDLTEASITTWPERKRFPVHEHLQAITLDVILRVVFGIDEGELFDRLRERLMGILELATNPILLLPMFQRDLGPLTRWTTLTRTLTEADEMLYAEIRRRRASGERGDDILSLLLDARDEQGEPMSDNELRDELMTLLAAGHETTATALSWALRWILASKSLAPRLVRELEAEGALPDLAPERIARCALLDATAREALRLQPVVPMVGRLLQKPARIGGYDLEAGTPVLVSIYLIHRRPELYPDPTRFDPDRFLRQRFGPHEWLPFGGGIRRCIGMAFALYEMKMILATILARAELRLPLFGKVHEVRRGVTITPSGGMPLVMERRASGSGQRVN, from the coding sequence ATGCACCTCCCCCCCGGCCCCGCCCTGCACCCGGCCATCGCCGTCCTCCCCTATCTGTACCGCCCGTTCCCCTTCCTCGAGGCCATGGGCAAGCGGTACCCGGACGCCTTCACCATGCGCTTCCCGGCCATGCCCAAGCCGGCCGTGGTGTTCCACCGCCCCGAGGCGGCCAAGGAGGTCTTCGCCCTCGGCGCGGACGACGCGCACGCCGGCCAGGTCAACGCCGTGCTCGGCCCGATCCTCGGCAAGGCCTCGCTCCTCCTGCTCGACGGCAAGGAGCACCTCCGCCAGCGCAAGCTGCTCATGCCGCCCCTGCACGGCGAGCGCATGTCCTCCTATGGCGCGCGCATGGTCGACCTCACCGAGGCCTCGATCACCACCTGGCCCGAGCGCAAGCGTTTCCCCGTCCACGAGCACCTGCAGGCCATCACGCTCGACGTCATCCTTCGGGTCGTCTTCGGCATCGACGAGGGCGAGCTCTTTGATCGATTGCGCGAGCGCCTCATGGGCATCCTGGAGCTCGCGACGAACCCGATCCTCCTCTTGCCCATGTTCCAGCGGGACCTCGGCCCCCTCACGCGCTGGACGACCTTGACCCGGACCCTCACCGAGGCCGACGAGATGCTCTACGCGGAGATCCGGCGCCGCCGCGCCTCGGGCGAGCGTGGCGACGACATCCTCTCGCTCCTGCTCGACGCGCGCGACGAGCAAGGCGAGCCCATGAGCGACAACGAGCTACGCGACGAGCTCATGACCCTTCTCGCCGCGGGCCACGAGACCACCGCGACGGCGCTCTCCTGGGCGCTGCGGTGGATCCTCGCCTCGAAGAGCCTCGCCCCGCGCCTCGTCCGCGAGCTCGAGGCCGAAGGCGCCCTGCCCGACCTCGCGCCCGAGCGAATCGCGCGTTGCGCCCTTCTCGACGCCACGGCGCGCGAGGCCTTGCGCCTGCAGCCCGTGGTCCCGATGGTCGGCCGCCTCCTGCAAAAGCCTGCGCGGATCGGCGGCTACGACCTCGAGGCAGGCACGCCCGTCCTCGTCTCGATTTACCTCATTCATCGCCGGCCCGAGCTCTACCCGGACCCCACGCGCTTCGATCCCGACCGATTCTTGCGCCAGCGATTCGGCCCGCACGAGTGGTTGCCCTTCGGCGGGGGCATCCGCCGCTGCATCGGCATGGCCTTCGCGCTCTACGAAATGAAGATGATCCTCGCCACGATCCTCGCGCGCGCCGAGCTGCGCCTGCCCCTCTTCGGCAAGGTCCACGAGGTCCGCCGCGGCGTGACGATCACGCCGTCGGGCGGGATGCCGCTCGTCATGGAGCGGCGGGCTTCGGGGAGCGGGCAGCGGGTGAATTGA
- a CDS encoding NADP-dependent oxidoreductase: MTDVNRCFRLAARPEGMIKDSDFSWQEEAVPELGPGQILVQTLYLSVDPTQRIWSAYDSYLPAVAIGEVMRAGGVGRVLRSNLPDFSPGDLVYGMTGWQTHAVMEPSVRGPRKLPPGTPPTMALSLLGLTGLTAYFGLLDVGRVKEGETVVVSGAAGATGNAVGQIAKIKGARVVGIAGGPAKCAWIKDELGFDAAIDYKAEDVKKRLGELCPGGIDVYFDNVGGAILEAALAHLAMRGRVVLCGSIGDYNNPAGSSGPRNLMNLVIKRGRMEGFLVTDYADRFGEAIGDLARWAAEGRIQDRVDVVEGLENAPAALRRLFTGANTGKQLVKVADG; this comes from the coding sequence ATGACGGATGTGAACCGCTGCTTTCGGCTCGCCGCGCGGCCGGAGGGGATGATCAAGGACAGTGATTTCTCGTGGCAGGAGGAGGCCGTGCCGGAGCTCGGGCCGGGGCAGATCCTCGTCCAGACGCTGTATCTGTCGGTGGATCCGACGCAGCGGATCTGGAGCGCGTACGACTCGTACCTGCCGGCCGTGGCGATCGGCGAGGTGATGCGCGCGGGCGGCGTCGGGCGTGTCTTGCGCTCGAACCTGCCCGACTTCTCGCCGGGGGATCTCGTGTACGGGATGACGGGCTGGCAGACCCACGCCGTGATGGAGCCCTCGGTCCGCGGGCCGAGGAAGCTGCCGCCGGGCACGCCGCCGACGATGGCGCTCTCGCTCCTCGGGCTCACGGGGCTCACCGCGTATTTCGGGCTGCTCGACGTGGGGCGCGTGAAGGAGGGCGAGACGGTCGTGGTCTCGGGCGCCGCGGGCGCGACGGGTAATGCCGTGGGACAGATCGCGAAGATCAAGGGCGCGCGGGTCGTGGGTATCGCAGGGGGACCGGCGAAGTGCGCGTGGATCAAGGACGAGCTCGGGTTCGACGCGGCGATCGATTACAAGGCCGAGGACGTGAAGAAGCGGCTGGGCGAGCTCTGCCCGGGCGGGATCGACGTGTATTTCGACAACGTCGGCGGCGCCATCCTGGAGGCCGCGCTCGCGCACCTGGCGATGCGCGGGCGGGTCGTGCTCTGCGGTTCGATCGGCGATTACAACAACCCCGCGGGCTCGTCCGGGCCGCGCAACCTCATGAACCTCGTCATCAAGCGCGGGCGCATGGAAGGGTTCCTCGTGACGGACTACGCCGATCGGTTCGGCGAGGCCATCGGGGACCTCGCGCGGTGGGCGGCCGAGGGGCGGATCCAGGATCGCGTGGATGTCGTGGAGGGCCTGGAGAACGCGCCCGCGGCGCTGCGGCGCCTCTTCACGGGGGCGAACACGGGCAAGCAGCTCGTCAAGGTGGCGGACGGTTGA